A genomic stretch from uncultured Pseudodesulfovibrio sp. includes:
- the ispD gene encoding 2-C-methyl-D-erythritol 4-phosphate cytidylyltransferase: MTRPLNDIWGIILAAGSGTRLAEATNGERKQYLEYRSAPLFWHCARTFSRVARIKGLVFVFPPEDAPSMEKKLRQYFKSEDLGLQWKVVSGGTRRQDSVRNGLTGLPSKCDGVLVHDSARPFTSPRIITELIEALDNGSRGVIPAIQMTDTVKRVADEMVTETLNRAELVSVQTPQAFETSLLKEAHDRADTEGWEVTDDASMVERLTEVAVIRGETRNIKITVPEDLKRLEEAKTMVPCVGWGYDVHRFGGDNDRPFVLGGVPIAGGPTIIAHSDGDVLLHALTDAILGTFGGGDIGRHFPDTDPKFKGADSSVLLREVLTMAEEAGTRIVHADLTVITQTPRLSPHANQIAKNICRLLGLDAHQVNFKATTEEKLGFTGAKKGIKAVASVTGLREL, encoded by the coding sequence ATGACGCGTCCATTGAACGACATCTGGGGCATAATCCTTGCCGCAGGCTCCGGCACACGGTTGGCTGAAGCCACCAACGGCGAGCGCAAGCAGTACCTTGAGTACAGGTCTGCACCACTCTTCTGGCATTGCGCCCGGACATTTTCACGCGTGGCCCGCATCAAAGGGCTGGTATTCGTCTTCCCGCCGGAAGATGCACCATCCATGGAAAAGAAGCTCCGCCAATATTTCAAATCAGAAGATCTTGGCCTGCAATGGAAAGTGGTTTCCGGCGGCACACGCCGTCAGGATTCAGTCAGAAACGGCCTGACAGGACTGCCCAGTAAATGCGATGGCGTTCTGGTCCATGATTCGGCTCGCCCATTTACTTCTCCCCGTATCATTACCGAGCTCATTGAAGCTCTGGATAACGGGTCGCGCGGCGTCATCCCTGCAATACAGATGACGGACACGGTCAAACGCGTCGCTGACGAAATGGTTACAGAGACACTGAACAGGGCCGAACTGGTTTCAGTCCAGACGCCACAGGCGTTTGAGACATCCCTACTCAAGGAAGCCCATGATCGGGCCGATACCGAGGGATGGGAAGTCACAGACGACGCCAGCATGGTGGAACGTCTGACCGAAGTAGCCGTGATTCGCGGCGAGACTCGCAACATCAAGATTACTGTCCCCGAAGACCTGAAACGTCTGGAAGAGGCAAAAACCATGGTCCCGTGTGTGGGATGGGGCTACGATGTTCATCGCTTCGGCGGCGACAATGATCGTCCTTTTGTACTTGGTGGTGTCCCCATCGCGGGTGGCCCGACCATCATCGCACACTCGGATGGCGACGTACTTCTTCACGCCCTGACCGATGCCATTCTTGGGACATTCGGAGGCGGTGACATAGGCCGACATTTCCCGGACACCGACCCAAAATTCAAGGGAGCAGACAGCTCTGTTCTCCTGCGAGAAGTCCTGACCATGGCAGAAGAGGCTGGAACCCGCATCGTCCACGCCGATCTGACCGTTATTACCCAGACGCCGAGACTCTCGCCACATGCCAATCAAATTGCAAAGAACATCTGCCGCCTTCTTGGACTGGATGCACATCAGGTCAATTTCAAAGCCACCACTGAAGAGAAACTCGGTTTTACCGGCGCCAAAAAAGGCATCAAGGCCGTGGCCTCCGTTACAGGTCTGCGAGAGCTGTAG
- a CDS encoding class I SAM-dependent methyltransferase, which produces MKNDVLRTMWDGRAEQHAARKQDQSNNPTSQLYNDSWWRHIEPLLPKFPNGEILEAGCGTGRWAEHLVPMGFSLTCSDLSPGMLTKAREDAELKGYADRITFKELDICDLYPFKDKQFDMVISTGEPVSLCSDPQKAISEYCRVVRPGGYVLCDAGNKYRHAFDMFRDNPSPEFMHTLETGEFTTVGKMQLHLFGPSEFANVFEKLGMKICTLAGITPMFSFPPQQTLNKALENPEMKKALEKLERDYAERPEVIALSSRLIVIAHKPL; this is translated from the coding sequence ATGAAAAACGATGTATTACGCACAATGTGGGATGGCAGAGCAGAGCAGCATGCAGCCAGAAAGCAGGATCAATCAAACAATCCAACAAGCCAGCTCTACAACGATAGCTGGTGGCGACATATAGAGCCACTTCTCCCGAAGTTCCCCAATGGAGAGATTCTGGAAGCGGGATGCGGTACAGGGCGGTGGGCCGAACATCTGGTGCCCATGGGATTTTCTCTTACATGTTCGGACCTGTCTCCCGGCATGCTCACCAAGGCCCGTGAAGACGCAGAGCTTAAAGGATACGCTGATCGCATCACTTTCAAGGAACTGGATATCTGCGACCTGTACCCCTTTAAAGACAAACAGTTCGACATGGTCATATCAACTGGTGAACCTGTTTCCCTCTGTTCCGACCCGCAGAAAGCAATCAGTGAATACTGCCGGGTGGTTCGCCCTGGAGGTTATGTCCTGTGTGATGCCGGGAACAAGTATCGCCATGCTTTCGACATGTTCCGCGACAACCCCTCCCCTGAGTTCATGCACACTCTTGAAACCGGGGAATTCACCACCGTAGGAAAGATGCAACTGCACCTTTTCGGGCCTTCAGAGTTTGCGAATGTCTTTGAAAAACTCGGTATGAAGATATGTACTCTGGCCGGAATCACCCCCATGTTCTCCTTCCCACCCCAACAGACTCTCAACAAGGCCTTGGAAAATCCAGAGATGAAAAAAGCGTTGGAAAAGTTGGAACGCGACTACGCCGAACGTCCGGAAGTCATAGCACTGAGCAGCAGGCTCATTGTCATTGCCCACAAACCTCTCTGA
- the cysS gene encoding cysteine--tRNA ligase encodes MRLYNTLKRQKEEFTPANGNDVNMYVCGITAYDLCHIGHARSSVVFDVLYRYLQRKGYNVNFIRNFTDIDDKIIKRANEVGKEAGEIAEKFIGEFYVDMDKLSVLRPTVEPKCTEHIPEMIALTERLINKGHAYPTPSGDVYFKVRSFEGYGKLSGRNIDELDSGARIDPGEEKQDPLDFALWKGAKPGEPSWESPWGKGRPGWHLECSAMSEKYSPMPLDIHGGGQDLSFPHHENEVAQSEADTGKPFANYWVHNGFVQINSEKMSKSLGNFFTIRDILDKFLAETLRYFLLTMHYRSPLDFSFDALEEAEKGIKRIYSALAQIDVELSKSKWKKSPFPEELTTELDGIEKHFDEAMEDDLNTAGALGHIFSAIRLAGRVAEDKNLRKSEGGRDLFTRIRKDVASWGEVLGIFEREPVEFLTELRDNRAARAGIDPLKVQGLLDARQQARKDKDFEKSDAIRDELAEMKVEVKDTPQGATWDVQ; translated from the coding sequence ATGAGACTTTACAACACGCTCAAAAGACAGAAAGAAGAATTCACCCCCGCGAACGGCAACGACGTCAACATGTACGTCTGCGGCATCACGGCGTATGATCTCTGTCATATCGGTCACGCCCGCTCCAGCGTGGTCTTCGACGTCTTGTACAGATACCTCCAACGCAAGGGGTACAACGTCAACTTCATCCGCAACTTCACGGACATTGATGACAAGATCATCAAACGCGCCAACGAAGTCGGCAAAGAGGCGGGCGAAATTGCCGAGAAATTTATCGGCGAGTTCTATGTGGATATGGACAAACTGTCGGTACTCCGTCCTACTGTTGAACCCAAATGTACTGAGCATATCCCCGAGATGATCGCCCTGACAGAGCGTCTCATCAACAAAGGACATGCGTACCCCACGCCCTCTGGAGACGTCTATTTCAAGGTCCGTTCCTTCGAAGGATATGGCAAACTGTCCGGCCGCAACATTGACGAACTCGATTCCGGCGCCCGTATTGATCCTGGCGAAGAGAAGCAGGACCCGCTTGATTTCGCGTTGTGGAAGGGAGCAAAACCCGGTGAACCGTCCTGGGAATCCCCGTGGGGTAAAGGCCGCCCCGGCTGGCACCTTGAATGCTCTGCCATGTCCGAAAAATATTCGCCCATGCCACTCGACATTCATGGCGGAGGACAGGATTTGTCTTTTCCGCACCATGAGAATGAAGTGGCCCAGTCCGAGGCCGACACGGGCAAGCCTTTCGCCAACTACTGGGTGCATAACGGCTTTGTGCAGATCAACTCGGAAAAGATGTCCAAGTCACTTGGCAACTTCTTCACCATTCGCGACATTCTCGACAAATTCCTGGCCGAGACTCTGCGCTACTTCCTGTTGACCATGCACTATCGCAGCCCTCTCGACTTCTCTTTCGACGCCCTTGAAGAGGCAGAGAAGGGTATCAAGCGTATTTACTCCGCTCTTGCCCAGATTGACGTGGAACTGTCCAAGTCCAAGTGGAAAAAATCTCCATTCCCTGAAGAATTGACCACTGAACTCGACGGGATTGAAAAGCATTTTGACGAGGCCATGGAAGACGATTTGAACACCGCAGGTGCCCTCGGCCATATCTTCTCTGCCATCCGACTGGCCGGACGTGTTGCAGAGGACAAGAACCTGCGCAAATCCGAAGGCGGACGTGACCTGTTCACACGCATCAGGAAAGACGTGGCTTCATGGGGCGAGGTGCTCGGCATCTTCGAACGTGAACCGGTGGAGTTCCTGACGGAATTGCGCGACAATCGTGCCGCCCGAGCCGGTATCGACCCACTCAAGGTTCAGGGTCTTCTGGATGCTCGCCAGCAGGCGCGTAAGGATAAGGATTTTGAAAAATCCGACGCTATTCGCGACGAGCTTGCCGAGATGAAGGTCGAGGTCAAGGATACCCCGCAAGGTGCCACCTGGGACGTACAATAA
- a CDS encoding Nif3-like dinuclear metal center hexameric protein: MKIMDILATFRILAPEENQSSWDNCGIQIAGEITETDKVAVALEPTPATLKKCLEWGAGAVITHHPLYMKPKSPDAESMYMDVLRRVIKSGAWLYSAHTSLDTRPGGPAFWLGDDLALENRKILEVETGHAPIEASFYTEEPISREAADIWANHDGIHSVSQNRTGEVRLVCDESHWADVADKIEFSIGKRPLFYIRALTAPQRETGFGEIGRLPQPMSWNTFITTLDDHVQREALMISGPQPETVTTVAYCGGSGSSLIDRASQAGADVFITGDMKYHPAVETPICVVDAGHFSLEEEMMRRFAKELASELTDIDVKFFEGEDPFRVHIRK, from the coding sequence ATGAAAATTATGGATATTTTGGCGACTTTTCGCATTTTGGCCCCGGAAGAGAATCAAAGTTCCTGGGACAATTGCGGTATTCAGATTGCCGGAGAAATAACGGAAACCGACAAGGTCGCCGTGGCTCTGGAACCAACACCGGCAACCCTTAAAAAATGTCTGGAATGGGGTGCCGGTGCCGTCATCACGCATCACCCTCTTTACATGAAGCCCAAGTCGCCGGATGCAGAATCCATGTATATGGATGTCCTGCGCCGAGTCATTAAAAGCGGTGCATGGTTATACAGCGCCCACACCTCCTTGGACACCCGCCCTGGAGGTCCGGCTTTTTGGCTTGGTGATGATCTGGCTCTTGAAAACAGAAAAATTCTGGAAGTCGAGACCGGACACGCTCCTATCGAGGCCTCTTTCTACACGGAAGAACCAATCTCCCGCGAGGCTGCCGACATCTGGGCCAATCATGACGGCATTCATTCCGTGTCCCAGAACCGCACTGGTGAAGTCCGACTTGTCTGCGATGAATCGCACTGGGCTGATGTAGCTGACAAAATTGAATTTTCTATAGGCAAACGCCCCTTGTTTTATATCCGCGCCCTGACTGCGCCTCAGCGCGAAACAGGTTTCGGCGAAATTGGCAGACTGCCACAGCCTATGTCGTGGAATACGTTTATTACGACACTGGATGATCATGTTCAACGTGAAGCGCTCATGATCTCCGGGCCGCAACCTGAAACCGTCACCACCGTGGCTTATTGCGGCGGGTCGGGATCATCACTTATCGACAGGGCCTCACAAGCCGGAGCAGACGTGTTCATCACCGGCGACATGAAATACCATCCGGCAGTAGAAACCCCCATCTGCGTAGTGGATGCAGGACATTTTTCATTGGAAGAAGAAATGATGCGCCGCTTTGCCAAAGAACTTGCAAGCGAGCTGACTGACATAGACGTCAAGTTTTTTGAAGGCGAAGACCCGTTCCGTGTGCACATCAGAAAATAG
- a CDS encoding C4-type zinc ribbon domain-containing protein: MYQKQIEQLIVLQQVDDEILTLRDEIEQAPKELSHLEGQMSEFDERRNQIDEKTGILKEQQKKLTFEIDEDAGKIKKSKNKLMLVGNTKEYHAMMREMDSLEKLNRMRDDEQEAVREELIRQDEATESLTEEMSGVKEQYDALKTTLDERLAKAQKKLESLGRKRKKSSKAVPPPILGRYEFIRERMENPVIVPVSKGVCAGCNIMIPPQSFNDLQKGHQILSCPNCQRLIYWKAHIEPESQD, encoded by the coding sequence ATGTATCAGAAACAAATCGAACAGTTGATCGTTCTCCAGCAGGTTGACGATGAGATCCTCACCCTGAGGGATGAGATCGAACAGGCGCCCAAAGAGCTGTCCCACCTCGAAGGACAGATGAGCGAATTCGATGAGCGCCGCAACCAGATCGACGAAAAGACCGGCATACTCAAAGAACAGCAGAAAAAGCTGACCTTTGAAATCGATGAGGACGCCGGAAAAATCAAAAAGTCCAAGAACAAGCTGATGCTGGTCGGTAACACCAAGGAATATCACGCCATGATGCGTGAAATGGATTCTCTGGAAAAGCTGAACCGCATGCGCGATGACGAGCAGGAAGCCGTTCGTGAAGAACTTATCCGTCAGGACGAGGCCACCGAATCACTGACTGAAGAAATGAGCGGCGTCAAAGAGCAGTACGATGCGCTGAAGACCACGCTGGACGAACGCCTGGCCAAGGCACAGAAAAAGCTTGAATCCTTGGGTCGCAAACGCAAAAAATCCAGCAAAGCTGTTCCGCCGCCGATCCTCGGTCGCTATGAGTTCATCCGTGAACGCATGGAAAATCCGGTCATCGTGCCGGTGTCCAAGGGTGTGTGTGCAGGCTGCAACATCATGATTCCGCCGCAGTCCTTCAATGATCTGCAGAAGGGTCATCAGATATTGAGCTGCCCCAACTGTCAGCGCCTCATTTACTGGAAAGCGCACATTGAGCCTGAGTCCCAGGATTAA
- a CDS encoding AraC family transcriptional regulator — protein sequence MNHDGAVLWVKEYLAANLSEKVSLGELSDVAHISRYHLLRIFQAAVGLSPHAYQNQLRVDLGKKLLAENQPISLVAVEAGFVDQSHFSRVFKQYTGATPQQYQAGVGIIG from the coding sequence GTGAATCACGATGGCGCGGTCCTGTGGGTCAAAGAATATCTTGCGGCCAACCTGTCTGAAAAGGTGAGTCTGGGGGAGTTGTCAGATGTAGCGCATATAAGCCGCTATCACTTACTCAGGATCTTTCAGGCAGCCGTTGGGTTGTCCCCACATGCGTATCAGAATCAGCTTCGGGTTGATTTGGGTAAAAAACTTCTGGCGGAGAACCAACCGATAAGCCTGGTCGCCGTTGAGGCAGGGTTTGTGGATCAAAGTCATTTTTCCCGGGTGTTCAAGCAGTACACCGGAGCGACACCCCAGCAATATCAGGCTGGAGTGGGAATCATCGGTTGA
- a CDS encoding EamA family transporter translates to MKEPMNDGVAVDALPRHVEPRLLAPLCLAGAVLLWGTSFMATKTALAGFSPMVVVWLRMTIAACMVLFLFKRIPAPDYRKGDWMVLSFLCLMQPCLYFLLEGYAIALTTSAQAGMISALVPLLVMMGAWIILKESISLRGITGIAVSMAGVIWLSLGSAPDATAPNPLLGNVLEIGAMVCAAVYMVVMKRLSTRYSTWWLTGMQCVAGALFFLPGAVLSGVGPLEEIPFSAWYAVGYLGFFVSLGAFGLYNMAMTFMPAGRAALAINMVSPVALASGWFLLGESMSPMQLAACGVIGAGVWVGRRG, encoded by the coding sequence ATGAAAGAACCGATGAATGATGGCGTTGCTGTGGACGCCCTGCCTCGTCATGTGGAGCCGCGCCTGCTTGCGCCGTTGTGTCTTGCCGGAGCTGTCCTGCTTTGGGGAACGTCGTTCATGGCGACCAAAACCGCTCTGGCTGGCTTTTCACCCATGGTGGTTGTTTGGCTACGCATGACTATTGCTGCCTGCATGGTCTTGTTCCTTTTTAAACGCATCCCTGCACCCGATTACCGGAAAGGGGATTGGATGGTATTGTCTTTTCTCTGTCTAATGCAGCCCTGTCTGTATTTTCTATTGGAAGGGTATGCCATCGCCCTGACCACTTCTGCGCAGGCGGGTATGATCTCGGCACTGGTTCCCCTGCTGGTCATGATGGGAGCATGGATCATCCTCAAGGAGTCAATCTCCTTGAGGGGTATTACTGGAATAGCGGTTTCCATGGCTGGCGTGATCTGGCTTTCCCTCGGCAGTGCACCCGATGCAACTGCCCCGAATCCGCTTTTGGGTAATGTTCTTGAGATTGGAGCTATGGTCTGCGCTGCCGTCTATATGGTGGTTATGAAGCGGTTGTCGACGCGCTACTCCACATGGTGGCTTACGGGTATGCAGTGTGTGGCCGGAGCTCTTTTCTTTTTGCCGGGAGCCGTGCTGTCCGGCGTTGGGCCGTTGGAAGAGATTCCCTTCTCAGCATGGTATGCGGTCGGGTACCTCGGCTTCTTCGTTTCCTTGGGGGCATTCGGTCTTTACAACATGGCCATGACGTTCATGCCTGCCGGGCGGGCCGCGCTAGCCATCAACATGGTGTCCCCGGTGGCGCTTGCGTCTGGGTGGTTCCTTTTGGGGGAATCCATGTCGCCTATGCAGTTGGCGGCCTGTGGTGTTATCGGTGCAGGAGTGTGGGTGGGGCGAAGAGGATAA
- a CDS encoding AraC family ligand binding domain-containing protein, which produces MGKTPNNTDVQFWRDPDLPGVEVRYSSYNEEAFRKHSHAAYSIGIIESGQTTFSLEGTAFTAGAGHMVLIEPDVVHVCNPDPDSCMIYRMFYLDSSWLEAVGAEVFGREMGPPSFPSPVVDDPELVAHWLTLHKAISCGGERLEKESLLVEGLADVVRDMPSLERYRLR; this is translated from the coding sequence ATGGGCAAGACTCCAAACAACACGGATGTACAGTTCTGGCGTGATCCTGATCTGCCGGGTGTAGAGGTCCGCTATTCGAGTTACAACGAAGAGGCCTTTCGCAAACACTCTCATGCGGCCTATTCCATAGGAATCATCGAGAGCGGACAGACGACATTTTCTCTTGAGGGCACGGCGTTCACTGCCGGAGCCGGACACATGGTTCTGATTGAGCCAGACGTTGTTCACGTCTGCAACCCTGACCCTGATTCCTGCATGATTTACCGTATGTTTTATCTGGATTCATCGTGGCTTGAAGCAGTGGGTGCCGAGGTCTTTGGTCGGGAGATGGGACCTCCATCATTTCCGTCGCCAGTTGTGGATGACCCGGAACTGGTTGCCCATTGGCTTACTTTGCATAAGGCGATCAGCTGCGGTGGCGAACGACTCGAAAAAGAATCTCTCCTGGTTGAAGGGCTCGCCGATGTGGTGCGCGACATGCCGAGTTTGGAGCGGTACCGACTTCGGTGA
- a CDS encoding MATE family efflux transporter: MKHSTDTTDLTTRPVSAVIRQVAVPASVGFFFNTMFNVVDTWWAGRIDTQAVAALALSLPVYFIITALASGIGTGSTALLGSALGAKDRKQAALIAVQMLSFGIFVSAFLAWFGLTFSPSIFGWLGAEGHYLDTCLAYMNPIFACNISTVAIFLFNAILQSQGDTKSFRNVLIFGATLNIALDPWFIYGGFGLPAMGLQGVAWSTVIIQAFGAVYLGYKARQTGLVATNSGKNLIPHPALYAEIARQGFPASLNSMTIALGFFVIFKFVSGFGPEAAAAYGIATRIDQIVLLPTIGLSVAALTVTAQNYGAHRIDRIRESVRKNLKYGAILLLPLSIPIFLLAEPLMRFFTADPAVISIGAEYLRIDAFTLYGYVIIFVSTSTLQGMKRPLFAIWMGLSRQVAAPLALFTLFTSVLGFGTISLWLSILGIVWVSACIAFWYAHKVIRQVEEAQ; this comes from the coding sequence ATGAAACACAGCACGGACACCACAGATCTCACCACACGCCCGGTTTCAGCTGTTATTCGACAAGTCGCTGTCCCTGCCTCGGTGGGGTTCTTCTTCAACACCATGTTCAACGTGGTGGACACATGGTGGGCCGGACGAATCGACACTCAGGCCGTGGCGGCACTCGCCCTGTCACTGCCCGTGTATTTCATCATCACAGCCCTTGCCAGCGGCATAGGCACAGGCTCCACAGCCCTTTTGGGTTCTGCGCTCGGAGCCAAGGACCGCAAGCAGGCAGCTCTTATAGCCGTGCAAATGCTCAGTTTCGGCATATTTGTCTCCGCCTTTCTGGCGTGGTTCGGCCTGACATTTTCGCCATCCATCTTCGGGTGGCTCGGTGCCGAAGGTCATTACCTCGACACCTGTCTGGCTTATATGAACCCGATTTTTGCCTGCAACATCTCCACTGTGGCAATCTTTCTGTTCAACGCCATTCTCCAATCGCAAGGCGATACCAAAAGCTTTCGCAACGTCCTCATTTTCGGCGCGACACTGAATATCGCTCTCGATCCATGGTTTATCTATGGAGGTTTCGGCCTTCCCGCCATGGGACTTCAGGGCGTGGCATGGTCCACGGTCATCATCCAGGCTTTCGGCGCCGTGTATCTCGGATACAAGGCTCGCCAGACAGGATTGGTCGCAACCAATTCAGGCAAGAACCTGATTCCGCATCCTGCACTCTATGCCGAAATTGCCCGTCAGGGATTCCCGGCGTCACTCAACTCCATGACCATAGCCCTCGGGTTTTTCGTCATCTTCAAATTCGTGTCAGGCTTCGGCCCGGAAGCAGCGGCAGCATATGGCATTGCTACCCGTATCGACCAGATAGTTCTTCTGCCCACCATCGGCCTCAGTGTTGCCGCCCTCACGGTCACGGCCCAGAACTACGGTGCACACCGCATCGACCGTATCCGCGAGTCCGTCCGCAAGAATCTCAAATACGGAGCCATCCTGCTCCTGCCGCTTTCCATTCCCATCTTCCTCCTGGCTGAACCGCTCATGCGTTTCTTCACAGCTGACCCCGCAGTCATATCCATCGGCGCGGAGTATCTGCGCATCGACGCATTCACTCTGTACGGCTACGTGATCATCTTTGTCTCAACATCTACACTGCAAGGCATGAAACGCCCGCTTTTCGCCATCTGGATGGGGCTTAGCCGACAAGTGGCTGCGCCATTGGCGCTTTTCACCCTGTTTACATCTGTGCTCGGCTTCGGCACGATTTCACTCTGGCTTTCCATCCTCGGTATCGTCTGGGTGTCTGCCTGCATCGCTTTCTGGTACGCACACAAAGTCATCAGACAGGTCGAAGAAGCGCAGTAA
- a CDS encoding phosphotransacetylase family protein encodes MAGLYIGSTTGYSGKNMIVMGLGLRLQKEGFNVGYMKPVGAMPMEIDGKLGDEDAAFVQDVLGVTADPEMVTPVVVTQDFKVKAFTGKMDGLLDKIVEGYAAVSEGKDITLVAGSGSMYSGKYCDTDAISVIKKLGIKTIIIDRFQKELKYDYLMVMKETLGDLMAGVVLNDVPPNFMDEIDQLLAPSLESKGVKVLGVIPRDPLMGAIKVGDLADRLGGKIISAHNKSERVVETFLIGTMQVENFMTHFRKKKNSAIIVGGDRSDVQLVALEGDCPCLILTGNLYPNDIILTRSEVLETPIIMVREDTFTVAKKMDDILSRHKLRDAIKIKQGAELVANNIDFEFLKNELGLK; translated from the coding sequence ATGGCAGGTCTCTACATTGGATCGACAACGGGATACTCGGGCAAAAACATGATCGTTATGGGTCTTGGCCTGAGACTACAGAAAGAAGGCTTCAACGTCGGTTACATGAAACCAGTGGGAGCCATGCCCATGGAAATCGATGGCAAACTCGGCGACGAAGACGCGGCGTTCGTACAGGACGTGCTCGGTGTCACGGCTGACCCGGAGATGGTCACCCCCGTGGTGGTCACTCAGGACTTCAAGGTCAAAGCGTTCACCGGCAAGATGGACGGCCTCCTCGACAAGATCGTCGAAGGCTATGCCGCTGTGTCCGAAGGCAAGGACATTACCCTGGTGGCAGGTTCCGGCTCCATGTACTCCGGCAAATACTGCGACACCGATGCAATTTCCGTCATCAAGAAGCTCGGCATCAAAACCATCATCATTGATCGGTTCCAGAAAGAACTGAAGTATGATTACCTCATGGTTATGAAAGAAACGCTGGGCGATCTCATGGCAGGCGTCGTGCTTAACGATGTGCCGCCCAATTTCATGGACGAGATCGACCAACTGCTCGCACCATCACTGGAATCCAAAGGCGTCAAGGTTCTCGGCGTGATCCCCCGTGACCCGCTCATGGGAGCCATCAAGGTGGGCGATCTGGCAGACCGTCTCGGCGGCAAGATCATCTCTGCCCATAATAAAAGTGAACGCGTTGTAGAAACGTTCCTCATCGGCACCATGCAGGTGGAGAACTTCATGACGCATTTCCGCAAGAAGAAAAACTCCGCCATCATCGTGGGTGGAGACCGGTCGGATGTCCAGCTCGTGGCACTTGAAGGCGACTGCCCATGTCTTATCCTGACAGGCAACCTGTACCCCAACGACATCATCCTGACTCGCTCAGAGGTTCTGGAAACACCCATCATCATGGTTCGCGAAGACACCTTCACCGTGGCCAAGAAAATGGATGACATCCTTTCCCGCCACAAATTGCGCGATGCCATCAAGATCAAGCAGGGTGCGGAACTCGTCGCCAACAACATCGATTTCGAATTCCTGAAAAATGAACTCGGGCTGAAATAG
- a CDS encoding RsmG family class I SAM-dependent methyltransferase produces the protein MANVSPSYKDVLVAAERLGRPVNADQAELLAVYLGQLIKWNKKMNLVGKSDWRSVFNTLVVDSLFLADFMNGLALGDKPLCLDFGAGAGLPGIPLRTLWQEGDYWLVELREKRALFMGSVLSKLKLPGTNVFRGRAEEALERLEKRGAEATADLILSRAFMPWPKLLDFIQPMLRKDEDRAGIAVILSNDPPPDESELPEGWVLGDVASYPAAGVERYFWSLKVC, from the coding sequence ATGGCGAACGTATCTCCCTCGTATAAGGATGTGTTGGTTGCTGCCGAGCGGCTGGGGCGTCCTGTTAATGCGGATCAGGCCGAGTTGTTGGCTGTGTATCTTGGTCAGCTTATCAAGTGGAACAAGAAGATGAATCTGGTCGGCAAGTCCGATTGGCGCTCTGTTTTCAATACACTTGTGGTAGACTCCCTGTTCCTGGCAGACTTCATGAATGGACTGGCTCTTGGCGACAAGCCTTTGTGTCTTGATTTCGGGGCTGGAGCCGGATTGCCGGGAATTCCCCTGCGCACGCTGTGGCAGGAGGGGGATTACTGGCTTGTCGAGTTGCGCGAGAAACGGGCTTTATTCATGGGTTCTGTGCTCAGTAAGCTCAAACTGCCGGGAACAAACGTGTTTCGCGGTAGGGCCGAAGAGGCTCTGGAACGACTGGAAAAGCGCGGAGCCGAGGCAACTGCCGATCTTATTCTGAGCCGCGCGTTCATGCCCTGGCCCAAACTGCTTGATTTTATCCAACCTATGTTGCGCAAAGACGAAGATCGGGCAGGTATCGCAGTTATTCTGTCCAACGACCCACCACCTGATGAGTCCGAACTCCCGGAAGGGTGGGTGCTCGGCGATGTAGCGAGTTATCCCGCAGCTGGTGTTGAGCGGTATTTCTGGTCGTTGAAAGTCTGTTAG